The Apodemus sylvaticus chromosome 17, mApoSyl1.1, whole genome shotgun sequence genome contains a region encoding:
- the Cdpf1 gene encoding cysteine-rich DPF motif domain-containing protein 1: MGSEVEPCPLGMFECQLCALTAPYSYVGQKPPDTRAVVLLEESYIMKDPFSSDKARFLVLGSRCSVCGRLVCVGPDCSLFYSKRVCLPCVQENISAFPQEIQQDVEKRKGASKKHASRP, from the exons ATGGGATCTGAGGTAGAGCCCTGCCCCCTGGGCATGTTTGAGTGCCAGCTTTGTGCCTTAACAGCTCCTTACAGCTATGTCGGGCAGAAGCCCCCGGACACCCGGGCTGTTGT CCTCCTGGAGGAGAGCTACATCATGAAGGATCCCTTCTCCTCAGACAAGGCCAGGTTTCTGGTCCTCGGCTCTCGGTGCAGTGTGTGCGGCAGGCTGGTGTGTGTGGGCCCG GACTGCAGCCTGTTCTACTCCAAGAGGGTCTGCCTCCCCTGTGTTCAAGAGAACATCAGTGCTTTCCCTCAGGAAATCCagcaggatgtggagaagagaaagggTGCCAGCAAGAAACACGCCAGCCGTCCCTGA
- the Pkdrej gene encoding polycystin family receptor for egg jelly yields MWPGPALLLLGLGLGLGSQPPPRGPRGLPGVLRGAPGLGHSAESSVRGGGTGGLSPRSSPRRASPTLPRRCPSGTAARLLLKVNSSDPAAATATVSCQMATCIIQSVKINRKDQNAPLILSRDEEATLNVTVRWHCPDALVVRRSWVYFSVTSVNDTPDWNRPVFLPQMQMTKVSSLHIPKHALPFGVYVFNFTLTIIRWDPILPTVTDSDIIYIWVKKRLLKAVLSGAPRVTMKFSDELILNGSMSYDPEADIPTEGLIFFWYCTTDPRYYSGNYVLVTNRDVCHPEQDSLDWPWAVGPVLTIPPKTLRGNGVYYFRMVVQKQNRTAFSDKTVQVLQGLKPKANISCIENCGPTLAVSERFSLFLNCPSCGRRDFYSWSILSETGHEVMFDWAGQTDTKRNGAYLSIKAFAFRNFLENRFWISLILKSWGGVTRILKHPIVINRGPQGGKCKINPASGISMVTKFVVECSGFKGKNLPFKYKIIVSELDSSGEISSVEENTLGAIAYSGTQPTTPAFFLPVGMATNHYNLRLYAQVYDSLGTFSPVTLQATVKAPTVRDSSKNVLQSLLNVTTEPTSSLSALLQKQDWLQAGYLIYVVTSVLNNIKGELELQDDRAHLLQYLVNQPFRFAMRTVDEIGQSVMVITKLTQRASDFSQAALEATTLWLRQANQALQTYQCKHKNLHSQQIEIVGTGILTSLSNLLKLINPFYTFQDPLFVVESLSDTILANKVLGSKTTALRTSNFKMYVEKVENWNVFKAFRNESLCPNCLRATLNASMVHGLPPKAPISMMFCEFTDDPFPWLTYPENISTDVVGFRMTGAADTGKVVEITPDIAEVYLVRKDLTFASFKLTMGPGIKSDGFSKMTTGGISFEVDSRGMGEVFIHIITNVTVLFEALVYEGSQLTPTNLMATFLVPHDIPPIAKWSGLFDPTCSVKEARMICLSISLLQTITQRRHSFKCNVSVVLQASRFVFRPTNKLVRLAVFRAHCLDMYGLQSDWQQSTCVLGEKTTWKTIHCICRNGRRSLWPLVSMELNYKHLHTHFVTAKVIVVPNPVDLRLSVISNLTQNPVTLLAVLLIMILYTILAFWALHRDVIDRYLRDNVVILTDNDPFDTICYLVTIFTGSRWGSGTRANVFIQLMGTESTSDVHCLSHPYFKTLYRGNINTFLLTTKSDLGDIHSIRVWHDNSGRTPSWYLSRIKVENLFNKRIWLFVCRKWLSVDTTLDATFSVTNPEEPLKRTDFFMIELSDKLRQNHMWFSVFTDIVPKPFSRLQRLSCCLAMLLSSLVCNIVFFNLNKKEQIEPRPGYIIRSMVIGIKSVLITIPVQLLITFFFTYSQKKPKVNLDTVAPQKHPLMSEEGLSWKERLDKWHEYEMKGLPRKTAKSATAPKEKEAFETSQKHEKADSKDPDTQMSNKNFSNNNLEDGDNVPSKASSTQLHTPESVKKKTQIILPTWCVYIAWFLVFATSGISSFFIVFYGLNYSYDKSVEWLFASLCSFCQAVFLIQPCKILLGSGTKTQKPKYCKNLSWSSKYYYSEIRLQELKMTPEEMEQLHEDMAYIRSLTMYQPVTEDKIQILRRKSRFQRRSFLFLSYLVTHFIFLTLLLWFIFSLRHNDSFYYNQFIRHRFSVDLATVMQLEDIYTWLNGVFLPLLHNDPNPTFLPDSSSKILGLPLMRQVRAKPSNKTCLLAKAFVQSSVAGEIHCHPQYGIDPEDTQHYSSVWNKAGKQSTDKTSNGFTYRPPGKKWVYYSYGVLNTYGSGGYAFYFFPEQQMLNSTVRLKELKGKRWLDELTWAVIVELTTLNPDTSLLCSISVVFEVSPLGIVNSSLSVYSFSLADFNRKTSAEIYLYAAILIFFCAYVVDEGYIIMQERASYIRSVYNLLNFSLKCMFALLIVLFFWKHLLATKMVQFYLTDPEAFIPFHAVSRVDHFLRIILAFLLFLTILKTLRYSRFFYNVRLAQKAIQVALPGICHTALVVSMYSFMYVAFGYLVFGQHEWNYSNMIHATQTIFSYCVSAFQNTEFSGNKVLGVLFLSSFMLVIICIFINLFQAVILSAYDEMKQPVYEEPSDEAEAVTYLCYRLKSGFDFLTSRTRDKDQSDFFVDMLYGQPEKNTRRFLGLKARNINGKKMIYLVV; encoded by the coding sequence ATGTGGCCGGGCCCCGCGCTGCTgctcctgggcctgggcctgggtctGGGCAGCCAGCCGCCACCCCGTGGCCCTCGCGGGCTGCCGGGCGTGCTCAGGGGCGCCCCGGGGTTGGGGCACAGCGCGGAGAGCAGCGTCCGGGGCGGTGGCACCGGTGGTCTGTCCCCGCGCTCATCCCCGCGCCGCGCCAGCCCTACGCTGCCTCGTAGGTGTCCCTCGGGCACAGCCGCGCGCCTCCTCCTGAAAGTCAACTCCTCGGACCCCGCAGCCGCCACAGCTACGGTGTCCTGCCAGATGGCCACCTGTATCATACAGTCAGTGAAGATCAACAGGAAAGACCAGAACGCTCCCCTTATCTTGAGCAGAGACGAGGAAGCCACCCTCAATGTCACTGTCCGTTGGCACTGTCCTGATGCCTTGGTCGTTCGCAGGAGCTGGGTGTACTTTTCGGTGACCTCTGTGAACGACACCCCTGACTGGAACCGACCTGTGTTCTTGCCGCAGATGCAGATGACTAAGGTTTCCTCCCTTCACATCCCCAAACATGCCCTGCCTTTCGGGGTGTATGTGTTTAACTTCACGCTGACCATCATCAGGTGGGACCCCATCTTGCCCACAGTGACAGACTCGGATATCATCTACATTTGGGTTAAAAAGCGCCTCCTGAAGGCTGTTCTTTCTGGAGCCCCCAGAGTAACCATGAAATTCTCCGATGAACTGATTCTGAATGGAAGCATGTCCTACGACCCGGAAGCAGACATCCCCACAGAGGGACTCATTTTTTTTTGGTACTGTACCACAGATCCAAGATACTATAGTGGCAACTATGTATTAGTGACCAACCGGGATGTCTGTCACCCAGAGCAGGATTCACTAGACTGGCCTTGGGCAGTGGGCCCTGTACTAACCATTCCACCAAAAACTCTTAGGGGCAATGGTGTGTATTACTTCAGAATGGTGGTACAGAAGCAAAACAGAACTGCATTTTCCGATAAAACTGTACAGGTGCTCCAGGGGCTTAAGCCCAAGGCGAACATATCCTGCATTGAAAATTGTGGCCCCACTTTAGCCGTATCAGAGagattctctctgtttctgaatTGCCCAAGTTGTGGCCGCCGGGATTTCTATAGCTGGTCCATTTTGTCTGAAACGGGTCATGAAGTGATGTTTGACTGGGCAGGGCAAACTGACACCAAGAGGAATGGGGCTTATTTGTCCATAAAAGCTTTTGCCTTTAGGAACTTTTTGGAAAATAGGTTTTGGATTTCTCTGATTCTGAAGTCTTGGGGTGGTGTGACCAGGATCTTGAAACACCCCATTGTTATTAACCGTGGCCCTCAAGGTGGCAAATGCAAGATTAATCCAGCTAGTGGGATTTCCATGGTTACTAAATTTGTTGTTGAATGTAGTGGTTTTAAGGGTAAGAACCTTCCCTTTAAGTATAAAATAATAGTATCTGAGTTGGACAGCAGTGGCGAAATCAGTTCCGTAGAAGAGAATACACTGGGGGCCATTGCATATTCAGGGACACAGCCTACAACACCAGCCTTCTTTCTCCCTGTTGGTATGGCGACAAATCACTACAATTTGAGGCTTTATGCTCAGGTCTATGATTCCTTAGGGACCTTTTCTCCAGTGACTTTGCAAGCCACTGTGAAGGCACCTACTGTCAGGGACTCGTCAAAGAACGTTTTACAATCACTGCTCAACGTCACCACGGAACCAACATCATCACTGTCTGCTTTGCTTCAAAAGCAGGACTGGTTACAGGCAGGCTACTTAATTTATGTGGTGACTTCTGTGTTGAATAACATAAAAGGGGAGCTCGAACTTCAAGATGATAGAGCCCATCTCCTGCAGTACCTCGTCAACCAGCCTTTCCGATTTGCTATGCGCACAGTGGATGAAATTGGTCAGTCAGTGATGGTGATTACCAAATTAACCCAGAGAGCCTCTGACTTCAGTCAAGCGGCTTTAGAGGCCACCACGTTATGGCTAAGGCAAGCAAACCAGGCCCTACAAACATACCAGTGCAAACACAAAAACCTTCACTCCCAGCAGATTGAAATTGTGGGCACTGGCATCCTAACCAGTCTGTCTAACCTTCTTAAGCTGATTAATCCCTTCTATACATTCCAAGATCCTTTGTTTGTAGTAGAATCACTATCAGACACAATACTGGCTAACAAGGTACTAGGAAGCAAAACCACTGCACTGAGGACCAGCAACTTTAAGATGTATGTGGAGAAAGTTGAAAACTGGAATGTTTTTAAGGCCTTCAGAAATGAGTCACTCTGTCCAAACTGCCTCCGTGCAACACTGAACGCAAGCATGGTCCACGGGCTACCCCCAAAGGCTCCGATTTCTATGATGTTTTGTGAGTTCACAGATGACCCCTTTCCTTGGTTGACTTACCCGGAAAACATTTCTACAGATGTGGTTGGGTTCAGAATGACAGGGGCTGCCGATACTGGTAAGGTCGTAGAGATCACACCTGACATAGCAGAAGTGTACCTGGTCAGAAAAGACCTGACCTTTGCGAGTTTTAAACTTACAATGGGACCAGGCATCAAAAGTGATGGGTTCTCAAAGATGACAACAGGTGGAATTAGCTTTGAGGTGGACAGCAGAGGAATGGGGGAGGTATTTATCCACATTATTACAAATGTGACAGTGTTGTTCGAGGCCTTGGTATATGAAGGCAGTCAGCTCACTCCCACCAATCTAATGGCCACTTTCCTTGTTCCTCATGATATCCCTCCCATTGCCAAGTGGAGTGGCCTGTTTGACCCAACCTGTTCAGTCAAGGAGGCCCGCATGATTTGTCTGTCAATATCCTTGCTTCAAACCATAACTCAGCGCAGACATTCATTCAAGTGTAACGTCTCAGTGGTCCTGCAGGCATCTCGCTTTGTCTTTAGGCCCACTAACAAGCTCGTGAGACTGGCTGTCTTCAGGGCTCACTGTTTGGACATGTATGGGCTCCAGAGTGATTGGCAACAAAGTACCTGTGTGCTGGGTGAGAAGACCACATGGAAAACAATACACTGTATCTGTAGGAATGGAAGGCGGAGCCTGTGGCCCCTGGTTTCTATGGAGCTGAACTACAAGCATCTGCACACCCACTTTGTGACTGCTAAGGTAATTGTGGTCCCTAACCCTGTGGATCTGCGCCTATCGGTCATTAGTAACCTTACCCAAAACCCTGTGACCTTGCTGGCCGTGCTTCTCATTATGATCCTGTATACTATTCTGGCTTTCTGGGCCTTGCACAGGGATGTGATAGATCGGTATCTTCGGGACAACGTGGTAATACTGACTGATAATGATCCTTTTGATACCATATGCTACCTGGTAACCATCTTTACTGGGAGTCGCTGGGGGTCTGGAACTAGAGCCAATGTTTTTATCCAGCTTATGGGAACGGAGAGTACCAGTGATGTTCACTGTTTAAGCCATCCATATTTTAAAACCCTATACCGAGGGAATATCAATACTTTCCTCCTAACAACAAAAAGTGACTTGGGGGACATCCATTCCATCCGAGTGTGGCATGACAATTCAGGCAGAACACCTAGCTGGTACCTAAGTCGAATCAAAGTAGAAAATCTCTTCAACAAACGCATTTGGCTTTTTGTGTGCCGGAAGTGGCTCTCTGTGGACACCACTTTGGATGCAACGTTTTCTGTCACCAACCCGGAGGAGCCTCTGAAAAGGACAGACTTCTTCATGATTGAGCTGAGTGATAAACTTAGGCAAAACCACATGTGGTTCTCCGTTTTCACAGACATTGTCCCCAAACCGTTCAGCAGGCTCCAGAGGCTGTCCTGCTGCTTGGCCATGCTGCTAAGCTCTCTTGTTTGTAATATCGTGTTTTTTAACCTGAACAAAAAGGAGCAAATTGAGCCCAGACCTGGTTATATCATCAGGTCAATGGTGATAGGAATCAAAAGCGTCTTGATCACAATCCCTGTGCAATTATTAATAACTTTTTTCTTCACCTATTCCCAGAAGAAACCTAAAGTGAATCTAGACACAGTGGCACCCCAGAAGCACCCACTGATGTCAGAGGAAGGTCTGTCCTGGAAAGAACGATTGGACAAGTGGCATGAATATGAAATGAAGGGTCTCCCCAGGAAAACTGCCAAGTCTGCCACTGCTCCCAAGGAAAAGGAGGCCTTTGAAACCTCACAGAAGCATGAGAAAGCAGACAGCAAGGACCCAGACACTCAAATGTCCAATAAGAACTTCAGTAACAATAACCTAGAAGATGGTGACAATGTCCCTTCGAAAGCTTCCTCTACCCAACTGCATACTCCCGAGTCTGTTAAAAAGAAGACCCAGATTATCCTGCCCACGTGGTGTGTTTATATTGCCTGGTTTTTGGTGTTTGCCACTTCCGGTATATCATCATTCTTCATTGTATTTTATGGCTTGAATTACAGCTATGACAAGTCAGTAGAGTGGCTCTTTGCCTCGCTCTGTTCCTTCTGTCAGGCCGTGTTCCTCATACAACCGTGCAAGATTCTATTGGGGTCAGGCACCAAGACCCAAAAGCCTAAGTACTGTAAGAACCTCTCGTGGTCCAGCAAGTACTATTACTCGGAAATCAGGCTGCAGGAGTTGAAGATGACACCGGAGGAGATGGAGCAGCTCCATGAGGACATGGCCTACATCCGAAGCTTGACCATGTACCAGCCTGTCACTGAGGACAAAATCCAAATCCTCAGGCGGAAGAGCAGGTTCCAAAGGAGGTCCTTCTTGTTCCTGAGCTACCTTGTGACTCACTTCATATTCCTGACCCTTCTCCTGTGGTTCATTTTCTCACTGCGTCACAATGACAGCTTCTACTATAACCAGTTCATTCGCCATCGGTTCTCCGTGGATCTTGCCACTGTGATGCAGTTGGAAGATATCTACACATGGCTCAATGGTGTGTTCCTGCCTCTGTTACACAATGACCCAAACCCAACATTCCTTCCGGACAGCTCGTCTAAAATCCTTGGCCTTCCACTCATGAGGCAAGTAAGGGCCAAACCTAGCAATAAGACATGTCTGTTGGCCAAGGCGTTTGTACAGAGCAGCGTCGCAGGGGAAATCCATTGTCATCCACAGTATGGCATTGACCCAGAAGACACACAACactattccagtgtctggaatAAGGCTGGCAAGCAGTCTACAGACAAAACCAGCAATGGCTTTACTTATAGGCCTCCGGGGAAGAAATGGGTGTATTATTCCTACGGAGTATTAAACACCTATGGATCTGGAGGGTATGCGTTTTACTTCTTTCCAGAACAGCAGATGTTAAATTCCACAGTGAGGCTCAAGGAACTCAAAGGAAAGAGGTGGCTGGATGAGCTGACATGGGCTGTCATTGTGGAACTGACCACTCTGAATCCGGACACCAGTCTGCTGTGTAGCATTTCAGTCGTGTTTGAAGTCTCTCCCTTAGGGATTGTCAACTCCAGCCTCTCTGTGTACTCCTTCTCACTGGCTGATTTCAACAGAAAAACGTCAGCAGAAATCTACCTATACGCTgccattcttattttcttctgtgCCTATGTTGTAGATGAGGGCTACATCATCATGCAAGAGAGAGCTTCCTACATAAGAAGTGTGTACAACTTGCTCAACTTCTCTCTCAAGTGCATGTTTGCTCTACTGATAGTACTTTTCTTCTGGAAGCACCTCCTGGCCACCAAAATGGTCCAGTTTTACCTCACTGACCCTGAAGCCTTCATCCCCTTCCATGCTGTTTCTCGGGTCGACCACTTCTTGCGGATCATCTTGGCTTTCCTGTTGTTTCTGACCATACTGAAGACACTGAGGTATTCCAGGTTCTTCTATAATGTGCGCCTGGCTCAGAAGGCCATCCAGGTCGCCCTTCCTGGCATCTGCCACACAGCTTTGGTGGTATCTATGTATTCCTTCATGTATGTAGCCTTTGGGTACCTGGTGTTTGGTCAGCATGAGTGGAATTACAGCAACATGATCCATGCCACCCAAACCATCTTCTCCTACTGCGTGTCAGCCTTCCAGAACACAGAATTTTCCGGCAACAAGGTTCTTGGGGTCCTGTTTCTGTCGTCTTTCATGTTGGTGATAATTTGTATCTTCATCAACTTGTTTCAGGCAGTGATTCTGTCTGCCTATGATGAGATGAAGCAGCCTGTGTATGAGGAGCCATCTGACGAGGCTGAGGCTGTAACCTATCTGTGCTACAGGCTAAAATCTGGGTTTGACTTTCTCACCTCCCGAACTAGAGACAAAGACCAATCTGACTTTTTCGTCGACATGCTGTATGGGCAGCCAGAGAAGAATACTCGCCGCTTCCTGGGGCTGAAGGCCAGAAACATCAACGGGAAGAAAATGATTTACCTTGTTGTCTGA